A portion of the Oxynema aestuarii AP17 genome contains these proteins:
- a CDS encoding glycosyltransferase family 2 protein — translation MPKVSVCIPTYNRVELLPQAIESVLRQTYGDFELLVCDDGSTDDTPELMAKLSDPRVRYIRHDRNIGKSNNMRSGFEAATGDYFIKFDDDDRLTSDFLKRTVAILDKNLAVDFVGTDHWIIDIHNRRDRDRTQRNSRQWGRSELGAGIVDDLLEVVFVKQSFQIGATLFRRSALEAVGFMLPGLQNCEDNDLFVRLALAGKQGYYLPELLMEYRVHAEQEGLNRALPYLRDKLRYLERYHFEAPPLEAVRKARAIETQLLLGLREIEAGKTREGRQHVWQAKAHSPAKAWLGLGLSFLPFNWRQMAFDRLRKWRN, via the coding sequence ATGCCAAAAGTTAGTGTTTGTATTCCTACTTACAATCGAGTCGAACTGCTTCCTCAAGCGATCGAAAGTGTTCTGCGGCAAACTTATGGCGATTTTGAGCTATTGGTTTGCGATGATGGTTCTACGGACGACACGCCAGAATTGATGGCGAAACTGAGCGATCCGAGAGTGCGTTATATTCGGCACGATCGCAATATCGGTAAAAGTAATAATATGCGATCGGGTTTTGAAGCGGCAACCGGAGATTATTTTATCAAATTTGACGACGACGATCGCCTGACTTCGGACTTTCTCAAACGAACAGTGGCCATTTTAGATAAAAATCTCGCCGTAGATTTTGTAGGAACGGATCATTGGATTATCGACATTCACAACCGACGCGATCGCGATCGCACCCAACGCAATTCTCGACAGTGGGGACGCAGCGAATTAGGGGCGGGAATTGTCGATGATTTATTAGAAGTCGTGTTTGTCAAGCAAAGTTTTCAAATCGGCGCCACCCTATTTCGGCGATCGGCGTTAGAAGCGGTCGGGTTTATGTTACCGGGATTGCAAAATTGCGAAGATAACGATTTATTTGTCCGATTGGCGCTGGCGGGCAAACAAGGGTATTATTTACCGGAATTGTTAATGGAATATCGCGTCCACGCAGAACAGGAAGGATTGAATCGGGCTCTGCCGTATTTACGAGATAAATTAAGGTATTTAGAACGGTATCATTTCGAGGCGCCGCCTTTAGAAGCCGTTCGCAAAGCCCGGGCGATCGAAACGCAGTTACTGTTAGGATTGCGAGAAATTGAAGCGGGAAAAACTAGAGAAGGACGCCAGCACGTTTGGCAAGCAAAAGCACATTCACCCGCGAAAGCATGGCTGGGGTTGGGCTTATCTTTTTTGCCGTTCAACTGGCGTCAGATGGCGTTCGATCGCCTGCGGAAATGGCGAAATTAG